From one Chloroflexota bacterium genomic stretch:
- a CDS encoding sulfatase-like hydrolase/transferase: MSNRPNILWICTDQQRWDTLGVYGNEWVNTPNIDRLAERGMTFDYCFSQSSVCTPSRASFLTGRYPRTCRGRQNGANIPADELLITKIMAEEGYYCGLSGKLHISACNETAAPMGERRIDDGYAVFDWSHHPGRNWPNNQYINWLEQNGREYSTQPYEGNEHVQAGMDAEWHQTTWCVNKAMDFINSRAGFDAPWLYSINIFDPHHSFDPPRDYLERYLDRLDDLPLPNYVEGELDSKPEFQRIDHEGAYASSKAHVYPEMSDYDHRLIKAAYYAMCDLIDDQVGRLLDHLEASGQAENTIVIFMSDHGEMLGDHGIYWKGPYMYECAIRVPFIVSWPGHIPEGVRSSALIELSDIAPTILDACGIAHPSGMQAKSLWPILTGRADLNSHREDIYSEYYNAMPWHLEPSAQVTVVRTRDAKLVAAHGTGGGELYDLAADPGENVNLWNSPDHRELKLELYERLADRMAFTVDPLPERLSVW, translated from the coding sequence ATGTCCAATCGCCCCAACATCCTCTGGATTTGTACCGACCAGCAGCGTTGGGACACGCTGGGGGTCTACGGCAACGAATGGGTCAACACGCCCAACATTGACCGCCTGGCCGAACGGGGCATGACCTTCGACTACTGCTTCTCGCAGAGCTCGGTCTGCACTCCGAGCCGGGCCAGCTTTCTGACCGGGCGCTACCCGCGGACTTGCCGGGGACGTCAGAACGGGGCCAACATCCCTGCCGATGAGCTCCTGATCACCAAGATCATGGCCGAAGAAGGTTATTACTGCGGGCTCTCTGGCAAATTGCACATCTCAGCCTGCAACGAGACTGCCGCCCCCATGGGCGAACGCCGCATCGACGATGGTTACGCGGTTTTTGACTGGTCGCACCACCCGGGACGCAACTGGCCCAACAACCAGTACATCAACTGGCTCGAGCAAAACGGACGCGAATACTCGACCCAGCCGTACGAAGGCAATGAACACGTCCAGGCGGGCATGGACGCCGAGTGGCACCAGACCACCTGGTGCGTGAACAAAGCGATGGACTTTATCAACTCGCGGGCCGGATTCGATGCGCCTTGGCTGTATTCGATCAACATCTTCGACCCCCACCACAGCTTCGACCCTCCGCGCGACTACCTGGAGCGATACCTGGACCGCCTGGACGACCTGCCGCTGCCAAATTACGTCGAAGGGGAGCTTGACAGCAAGCCCGAGTTCCAGCGCATCGACCACGAAGGGGCCTACGCTTCCAGCAAGGCCCACGTATATCCGGAGATGTCAGATTACGACCACCGCCTGATCAAGGCCGCCTACTACGCGATGTGCGATCTGATCGACGACCAGGTTGGAAGGTTGCTGGACCACTTGGAGGCCTCCGGCCAAGCGGAGAACACGATCGTAATCTTCATGTCCGACCACGGCGAGATGCTGGGCGACCACGGCATCTACTGGAAGGGGCCCTACATGTACGAATGCGCAATCCGGGTCCCCTTCATCGTCTCTTGGCCCGGCCATATCCCGGAAGGCGTCCGCTCGAGCGCGCTGATCGAACTTTCCGACATCGCCCCCACCATCCTGGACGCCTGCGGCATCGCCCACCCGTCGGGCATGCAGGCAAAGTCCCTCTGGCCGATCCTGACCGGGCGGGCCGACCTGAATTCCCACCGCGAGGACATTTATTCCGAGTACTACAACGCCATGCCCTGGCACCTGGAGCCCAGCGCCCAGGTGACCGTGGTGCGCACCCGCGATGCCAAGCTGGTGGCCGCCCACGGCACCGGCGGCGGCGAACTCTACGACCTGGCGGCCGACCCGGGCGAGAACGTGAACCTGTGGAACAGCCCCGATCACCGCGAACTAAAACTCGAACTCTACGAGCGGCTCGCCGACCGGATGGCGTTCACCGTCGATCCGCTCCCCGAGCGCCTCTCGGTCTGGTAG
- a CDS encoding aldo/keto reductase codes for MEKRRLGRTGHESTIITVGTAGFGPESQAAVDEAMEHFLAHGVNHVDIAPTYGQALERFRDWLPKIRDQIFLGSKTQGRSRTEAWTDIHSTFKRLGTDRFDLFQLHAVTTMAELDAALAPHGAIRALEEMREQGQTRWIGITSHGPYAPRVFLNALERYDFDTVMFPVAKALWRSREYREDTQRLLDLCHERDVGIQCIKILAGGGWGSAEKDCRTWYDPVREQEEIQDCVNWLFSQDVHTAPSTGEVTLVPKLLEAAEEFRPISTQEQAAIVDAHRPRFPEPRLAILPA; via the coding sequence ATGGAAAAAAGAAGGCTTGGCCGCACCGGCCACGAAAGCACCATAATCACCGTCGGCACCGCCGGATTCGGGCCGGAGTCGCAAGCGGCGGTCGATGAGGCAATGGAACATTTCCTGGCCCACGGGGTCAACCACGTCGACATCGCCCCGACTTACGGACAGGCGTTGGAGCGATTCCGGGACTGGCTGCCGAAGATCCGGGACCAGATATTTCTTGGTTCCAAGACCCAGGGCCGCAGCCGTACCGAGGCCTGGACCGACATCCACTCGACGTTCAAGCGCCTGGGAACCGACCGATTCGATCTCTTTCAGTTGCACGCGGTTACCACGATGGCCGAGTTAGACGCCGCGCTCGCTCCGCACGGTGCGATCCGGGCCCTTGAGGAGATGCGTGAACAGGGGCAGACCCGCTGGATCGGGATAACCAGTCACGGCCCATACGCGCCCCGTGTTTTCCTGAACGCCTTGGAGCGCTATGACTTCGATACGGTCATGTTTCCGGTGGCCAAGGCGCTCTGGCGCAGCCGGGAATACCGGGAGGACACCCAGCGCCTGCTGGATCTGTGCCATGAGCGCGACGTGGGCATCCAGTGCATCAAGATCCTGGCGGGCGGTGGCTGGGGGTCGGCTGAAAAGGACTGCCGCACCTGGTACGATCCGGTGCGCGAGCAGGAGGAAATCCAAGACTGCGTCAACTGGCTTTTCTCCCAAGACGTTCACACCGCGCCCTCGACCGGCGAGGTGACTTTAGTTCCCAAGCTCCTGGAGGCGGCGGAGGAATTCCGCCCGATTTCGACCCAAGAGCAAGCCGCGATTGTGGATGCGCACCGACCGCGTTTCCCTGAGCCGCGATTGGCGATCCTGCCCGCTTAA
- a CDS encoding PIN domain-containing protein, whose translation MFDDVNTGKRDRARQLVGDAIGSGEGVISHQVVQEALNVLASKLGATAGQQLEIFDNVLCTLWRIPPTADLYRRAVAVSERYRFGFYDSLVIAAALEYGCDFLYSEDLQHGQVVDTVTIRNPFLDLN comes from the coding sequence ATGTTCGACGACGTCAATACCGGCAAGCGCGACCGGGCCAGGCAGCTAGTCGGTGACGCGATCGGTTCAGGCGAGGGCGTGATCTCTCACCAAGTGGTCCAGGAAGCGCTGAACGTATTAGCAAGCAAGCTCGGAGCTACGGCCGGACAGCAACTGGAAATCTTCGACAACGTCCTTTGCACTCTGTGGCGTATTCCTCCGACTGCCGATTTGTATCGTCGCGCAGTCGCAGTCAGCGAACGTTACCGATTTGGTTTCTACGATTCGCTTGTGATTGCTGCCGCTCTCGAGTACGGCTGCGACTTTTTGTATTCGGAAGACTTGCAACACGGACAAGTCGTCGACACCGTCACCATCCGGAATCCGTTCCTGGATCTCAATTAG
- a CDS encoding CBS domain-containing protein yields the protein MQRRPDDRGNTEERISGLELTEALLSIGLLIVTAKLLEGVFKRFGLNAIVAYATAGVLMGPLTGLAHPGPSLEIILGIGIFMLFFLIGLEELDIKGFVAAARGRILVAAVLSVTISLLAALAVTTDTVIDLELGLEFTHALGLAGVLSLSSLGVVAKVLVDEGRVNDRVGVQIFTVVILAELVALFVVGFSISEHIHISGSNPGLDALEVLLLIGQILAFAAVTWLVSTKVLPRVIVWLQRFLRVPQLSFGLLLGSLFLVVVAAERAGLHGSLGALLFGAALSTLPYQVRRDIMPGMRGTAEGFFVPLFFASAGLYLSPDFLELPPQTIVALVFLPLFGKFLGSIFGAYVTRLEAPFATATGLMAKGVAEVALLLLLLQTGAINQAVFSLLALVMLGYMLITPLGISFSVRRLKTPKQAVPVGEIPSSFGRFALEGIQVNDILDRSRSHADKGMSVKTFAEHYLLPEQNDYVIVDEGQVAGMVSLSMLRYLPRTEWDDTPLERVLRDRVVFAYTDEYVEDVLQRMTESSVSTLPVAERESDEFIGSIASTEVLEMIVDSAKGHEI from the coding sequence ATGCAGCGGCGACCGGATGACCGCGGCAACACAGAGGAGCGAATCAGCGGTTTGGAACTAACTGAAGCACTGCTCTCGATCGGCCTGCTGATAGTTACGGCCAAGCTCCTGGAAGGGGTGTTCAAGCGGTTCGGCCTGAACGCGATCGTGGCCTATGCCACCGCCGGCGTGCTGATGGGGCCGTTGACCGGCCTGGCCCATCCGGGCCCGAGCCTGGAGATCATCCTCGGGATCGGCATCTTCATGCTGTTCTTCCTGATCGGCCTGGAAGAGCTGGACATCAAGGGATTCGTGGCGGCCGCGCGCGGCCGAATTTTGGTCGCGGCAGTGCTGTCGGTAACCATTTCGCTGCTGGCGGCTCTGGCGGTAACCACCGACACCGTAATCGACCTGGAACTGGGCCTGGAATTCACGCACGCGCTGGGGTTGGCCGGCGTGCTTTCCCTATCGAGCCTGGGGGTGGTCGCCAAGGTACTCGTCGACGAGGGGCGGGTCAACGACCGGGTCGGCGTGCAGATCTTCACGGTAGTGATCCTGGCCGAGCTGGTGGCGCTGTTCGTGGTCGGGTTCTCCATCAGCGAGCACATCCACATTTCCGGCAGCAACCCCGGACTCGACGCGCTCGAGGTGCTGTTGCTGATCGGGCAGATCCTGGCCTTTGCCGCCGTCACCTGGCTGGTTTCCACCAAGGTCCTGCCAAGGGTAATCGTCTGGTTGCAGCGCTTCTTGAGGGTGCCGCAGCTTTCGTTCGGCCTGCTGCTGGGCAGTCTGTTCCTGGTCGTGGTCGCCGCCGAGCGGGCCGGCCTGCACGGGTCGCTGGGCGCGCTGCTGTTCGGCGCCGCCCTCTCGACTCTTCCTTACCAGGTGCGACGCGACATCATGCCCGGCATGCGGGGTACCGCCGAGGGCTTCTTTGTGCCGCTGTTCTTCGCCTCTGCCGGTCTCTACCTGAGCCCTGACTTCCTGGAACTTCCCCCGCAGACGATCGTGGCGCTGGTGTTCCTGCCGCTATTTGGCAAATTCCTCGGCTCGATCTTCGGCGCCTACGTCACCCGCCTGGAAGCGCCCTTTGCCACCGCGACTGGGCTGATGGCCAAGGGCGTGGCCGAGGTTGCGCTGCTACTTCTGCTGCTCCAGACCGGGGCCATCAACCAGGCCGTTTTTTCGCTGCTGGCGCTGGTGATGCTCGGCTACATGCTCATCACCCCGCTCGGGATCAGTTTTTCGGTTCGGCGGCTCAAGACCCCGAAGCAGGCCGTCCCGGTCGGCGAGATTCCGAGTTCCTTCGGCCGATTCGCCCTGGAGGGCATCCAGGTTAACGACATCCTCGACCGCTCGCGCAGCCACGCCGACAAAGGAATGTCGGTGAAGACATTCGCCGAGCACTACCTTCTGCCGGAACAGAACGACTACGTGATCGTCGACGAAGGCCAGGTCGCCGGAATGGTGTCGCTGAGCATGCTGCGTTACCTGCCGCGCACCGAGTGGGACGATACCCCGCTCGAAAGGGTGCTGCGCGACCGGGTGGTCTTCGCCTACACCGACGAATACGTTGAGGACGTGCTGCAGCGCATGACCGAGAGTTCGGTATCAACGCTCCCCGTTGCAGAGCGTGAATCGGATGAATTCATCGGTTCGATTGCCAGCACCGAGGTGCTGGAAATGATCGTCGATTCAGCCAAGGGCCACGAGATCTAG
- a CDS encoding cation transporter — translation MAHHHHHHGDGDSHGHTHGVVDATIATTSRGIWAIKWSFVGLAMTAAIQIVIVILTDSVSLLADTIHNIGDAMTAVPLWIAFLFARRAASRRFNFGFGRVEDLAGAVIVLVIAFSAAVAGYQSVERLINPRDIQYVGAVAAGGAIGFLGNEAVALFRIRIGREINSAALIADGQHARIDGLTSLAVLVGAVAVWAGFPLADPIAGLIITVVIVKIVIDSAKSVFGRMLDGVEPEVLDQIEHLASHVAGADVPIRARARWIGHRLQAEVRIDIAGEKTVATARELENRVAEEIRAHISYAGEILVIARPLDAENGREPRPARTADADRHE, via the coding sequence ATGGCGCATCACCACCACCACCATGGTGATGGAGATTCCCACGGCCATACCCACGGGGTCGTCGACGCGACGATCGCCACCACCTCGCGCGGAATCTGGGCGATCAAATGGTCGTTCGTCGGTTTGGCAATGACCGCCGCGATCCAAATAGTCATCGTCATCCTGACCGACAGCGTTTCGCTGCTGGCCGACACCATCCACAACATTGGCGACGCCATGACCGCGGTGCCGCTGTGGATCGCGTTCCTGTTCGCGCGCCGGGCCGCCTCGCGACGATTCAATTTCGGGTTCGGGCGGGTCGAGGACCTGGCCGGGGCGGTGATCGTCCTGGTGATCGCGTTCAGCGCCGCGGTCGCCGGATACCAGTCGGTAGAACGCCTGATCAACCCCCGCGATATCCAGTACGTTGGCGCGGTCGCGGCTGGCGGAGCGATCGGCTTTCTCGGCAATGAGGCCGTCGCGCTCTTCCGGATCAGGATCGGGCGCGAGATCAACAGCGCCGCGCTAATCGCCGACGGGCAGCACGCCCGCATCGACGGCCTGACCAGCCTGGCGGTTCTGGTCGGCGCAGTGGCGGTCTGGGCCGGATTCCCGCTGGCCGACCCGATCGCCGGACTGATCATTACTGTGGTGATAGTCAAGATAGTCATCGATTCGGCGAAATCGGTCTTCGGACGCATGCTCGACGGCGTCGAACCCGAAGTCCTGGATCAAATCGAGCACCTGGCGTCACACGTTGCCGGGGCCGACGTGCCGATCCGGGCCCGGGCGCGCTGGATCGGCCATCGGCTGCAGGCCGAAGTTCGCATCGACATCGCCGGCGAGAAAACGGTCGCCACCGCCCGAGAACTCGAGAACCGGGTGGCCGAGGAAATTCGCGCCCACATTTCCTATGCCGGCGAGATCCTGGTGATCGCCCGCCCGCTGGATGCCGAAAACGGCCGTGAGCCCCGCCCGGCGCGGACCGCCGACGCCGATCGGCACGAATAG
- a CDS encoding sugar phosphate isomerase/epimerase: MSTRIAFLAGLGFVCWPADKVVKALGDLGYDGIEWTTAHFSAADPDKARRAVELTRDAGLEVSRIMAHEDFVCLDDRERERRIDGVVGVVQLAGELGVPTVGSMTGPAPWDERAPRIPADISEGEAWEMALDAHRRIVAVAENSGTTISSEGVFGMLAHDFYSHRYLLDQIPSAALGVNFDPSHGILSGNFDIAWLIDQWGDKILHCHLKDAVGISQRPGEFIFPLLGEGRVNWTAFFRGLADRDYDGFASVEFESWAYSERVLGNDPARAAAISMRQVRALREAAGA; the protein is encoded by the coding sequence ATGAGCACCCGGATCGCATTCCTGGCCGGGCTCGGGTTCGTCTGCTGGCCGGCCGACAAGGTGGTCAAGGCGCTTGGCGACCTGGGCTACGACGGCATCGAGTGGACCACCGCGCATTTCTCGGCCGCAGATCCCGACAAGGCGCGGCGGGCGGTGGAACTGACCCGTGACGCCGGCCTGGAGGTCTCGCGCATCATGGCGCACGAAGATTTCGTGTGCCTGGACGATCGCGAGCGCGAGCGCCGAATCGACGGGGTGGTCGGCGTGGTGCAGCTGGCCGGCGAACTGGGCGTGCCGACGGTGGGGTCCATGACCGGACCGGCGCCGTGGGACGAGCGGGCCCCGCGCATCCCCGCGGACATTTCCGAAGGCGAGGCCTGGGAGATGGCGCTGGACGCGCACCGCCGCATAGTCGCCGTCGCCGAAAACTCCGGCACCACGATCTCCTCTGAAGGCGTCTTCGGCATGCTGGCGCACGACTTCTACTCGCACCGGTATCTGCTCGACCAGATCCCCTCGGCGGCCCTGGGGGTCAATTTCGATCCCTCGCACGGGATCCTGAGCGGGAATTTCGACATCGCCTGGCTGATCGACCAATGGGGCGATAAGATCCTGCACTGCCACCTGAAGGACGCAGTCGGCATCTCGCAGCGACCGGGAGAGTTCATCTTCCCGCTGCTGGGCGAAGGCCGGGTCAATTGGACAGCGTTCTTCCGCGGCCTGGCCGATCGCGATTACGACGGGTTCGCCTCGGTCGAATTCGAAAGCTGGGCCTATTCCGAGCGGGTGCTGGGTAACGACCCGGCCCGCGCCGCCGCCATCAGCATGCGTCAGGTTCGCGCGCTGCGGGAAGCCGCCGGCGCCTAG
- a CDS encoding NAD(P)-dependent oxidoreductase — protein sequence MKILVAGGSGDIGSAVVSALKGRHEVSILDRQPSEDHPELGLLKVDLENARMTASLVRGFDCLVHLAAIPDPFSDPGDVVFRVNMQATYNLLEAARSNRIARVVYGCSESASGFGIHNRRFKPDYFPIDESHPSLPHEAYGSSKLLGEILGRQYAFAYDIEFISLRYAWAWGGRRNREDWFRILRHGSGGGEKDWLGAWIAHADIAQAARLACEYQFPDPPPRFESFYLTARDNFTDLDSLDLVAKHWPQDPPRVRKPGLYRKNPRASLFDISKARRSLGYEPTTGVGDLREQFGIKRQ from the coding sequence ATGAAGATCCTGGTGGCCGGCGGGTCCGGCGACATCGGCTCGGCGGTGGTTTCGGCGCTCAAAGGGCGGCACGAGGTTTCGATCCTGGACCGGCAACCGTCCGAGGATCACCCCGAGCTGGGGTTGCTCAAAGTCGATCTGGAAAACGCCCGGATGACCGCCAGCCTGGTGCGAGGATTCGACTGCCTGGTGCACCTTGCGGCAATTCCCGACCCCTTTTCCGACCCCGGCGACGTGGTCTTTCGGGTCAACATGCAGGCCACCTACAACCTCCTGGAAGCTGCCCGCAGCAACCGGATCGCCCGAGTCGTCTACGGATGCTCGGAGTCGGCTTCCGGGTTCGGGATCCACAATCGCCGCTTCAAACCCGACTACTTTCCGATCGACGAATCCCATCCCTCGCTCCCGCACGAGGCCTACGGGTCCAGCAAGCTGCTGGGCGAAATACTAGGGCGCCAATACGCGTTCGCCTACGACATCGAGTTCATATCGCTGCGCTACGCCTGGGCCTGGGGCGGACGGCGCAACCGCGAGGACTGGTTCAGGATTCTTCGACACGGTTCCGGCGGGGGCGAAAAGGACTGGCTGGGCGCCTGGATCGCCCATGCCGACATCGCCCAGGCGGCGCGCCTAGCCTGCGAATACCAATTCCCCGACCCGCCACCGCGATTCGAGAGCTTCTATCTGACCGCGCGCGACAACTTCACCGACCTGGATTCGCTGGACCTGGTCGCAAAGCACTGGCCCCAGGACCCGCCCCGGGTGCGCAAACCGGGGCTCTATAGAAAAAACCCCAGGGCTTCGCTGTTTGACATTTCCAAGGCCCGGCGCTCGCTCGGCTACGAGCCGACGACCGGCGTCGGCGACCTACGGGAGCAGTTCGGAATCAAGCGCCAATGA
- a CDS encoding DUF3224 domain-containing protein — protein MPSARGSFEVNIEPEPPYLEDGGVKLNLNRVEKQYSGDMVGSARAHMLAAYTTTPGSAGYVAIEHFSGTVNGKSGSLALQHSGTMDRGEASLTVTVVPDSGTGELAGIAGTLELNSEEAGHTYVFEYELA, from the coding sequence ATGCCGTCCGCCCGCGGGTCGTTCGAAGTGAACATCGAGCCGGAGCCGCCGTACCTGGAAGACGGCGGAGTGAAACTGAACCTGAACCGGGTCGAAAAGCAGTATTCGGGCGATATGGTCGGCAGCGCCCGGGCGCACATGCTGGCCGCCTACACGACCACACCCGGTTCGGCCGGATACGTCGCGATCGAACACTTTTCCGGCACAGTTAACGGGAAGAGTGGTTCACTGGCCCTCCAACACAGCGGGACGATGGACCGGGGGGAGGCCAGCCTGACGGTTACCGTCGTGCCTGACTCCGGAACCGGCGAACTGGCGGGCATTGCGGGAACGCTGGAGCTAAACAGCGAAGAGGCGGGGCACACCTATGTGTTTGAGTACGAACTCGCCTGA
- a CDS encoding NAD(P)-dependent oxidoreductase, protein MGSKVGAALAGNGHRVLWASQGRSRATRQRAAEAGLDDAGTPGSVARQCDVLLSVCPPDFALEVAEQAAAAGFGGTYVDANAVSPATARAVAAAALAGGAAGFVDGGIIGLPPSEPGTTRLYLSGDRAPSVAALFDGSVLGAVPIAGGEGAASALKMAYAAFTKGSAALLAGILALAEAEGVGEPLAEEWALSQPDLAARGRRRAVSGSAKAWRWAGEMEEIADTFAGADLPDGFHRAAAEIFRRLAEFKDVPEPPPLAEVLAAINSGAPKMTGSPREAT, encoded by the coding sequence ATGGGCTCCAAGGTGGGCGCCGCCCTCGCCGGCAACGGCCACCGGGTTCTGTGGGCCTCGCAGGGTCGCAGCCGGGCCACCCGCCAGCGCGCCGCCGAAGCCGGCCTGGATGACGCCGGCACGCCCGGATCGGTAGCCCGGCAATGCGACGTTCTGCTGAGCGTCTGCCCTCCCGACTTCGCTCTCGAGGTGGCCGAGCAGGCGGCGGCGGCGGGATTCGGGGGCACATACGTGGACGCCAACGCGGTCTCTCCCGCGACCGCCCGGGCGGTCGCGGCGGCGGCCCTGGCCGGCGGGGCGGCCGGTTTCGTCGACGGCGGGATCATCGGGCTCCCGCCGAGCGAGCCCGGCACCACCCGCCTCTATCTCTCCGGGGACCGGGCCCCCAGCGTGGCCGCGCTATTTGACGGCAGCGTCCTTGGGGCCGTCCCGATCGCCGGCGGCGAAGGCGCGGCCTCGGCATTGAAGATGGCCTACGCGGCGTTTACGAAGGGGTCGGCCGCGCTGCTGGCCGGGATACTGGCGCTGGCCGAGGCCGAAGGCGTGGGCGAACCGCTGGCCGAGGAATGGGCGCTCTCGCAACCCGACCTTGCCGCGCGCGGCCGCCGCCGCGCGGTCAGCGGCTCGGCCAAGGCCTGGCGCTGGGCCGGCGAGATGGAGGAAATAGCCGACACCTTCGCCGGGGCCGACCTGCCGGACGGGTTTCACCGCGCGGCAGCCGAAATCTTCAGGCGCCTTGCCGAGTTCAAGGACGTTCCCGAACCACCGCCCCTGGCCGAGGTCCTGGCGGCGATCAATTCCGGCGCGCCGAAAATGACGGGTTCGCCCCGGGAAGCGACCTGA
- a CDS encoding ABC transporter ATP-binding protein, whose amino-acid sequence MPGNDLTIKARGLHKRYGKVHALAGMDLDVPTGSVYGLLGPNGAGKTTFLGILLGLIKPNSGSLELFGQPASRDRPQALRRVGAVIETPLFYPYLSGRRNLEVMGRYWGSIEPARIDEVLETVGLTDRADSKFKTYSSGMRQRLGLANALLVDPDLLVLDEPTAGLDPAGAYEFRNLIRSVAQRADATVVLSSHLLAEVEQVCDRVGILVAGNTVVQGDVATLLAGGRGVRYRVGDSGRALDLLSGSDYAATATGDGELVVQIEPEDAGKVNQLLVQGGIEVTAIATVSIDLETFFLDKVRAGEAS is encoded by the coding sequence GTGCCAGGTAACGATCTGACGATTAAGGCCCGCGGCCTGCACAAGCGCTATGGCAAGGTGCACGCCCTGGCCGGCATGGACCTGGACGTCCCCACCGGCAGCGTCTACGGGCTGCTCGGTCCCAACGGGGCCGGCAAGACCACCTTCCTGGGGATCCTGCTGGGCCTGATCAAACCCAATTCGGGTTCGCTCGAACTTTTCGGCCAACCGGCCTCCCGGGATCGCCCGCAGGCGTTGCGGCGGGTCGGCGCGGTCATTGAAACGCCGCTGTTCTACCCTTATCTCTCGGGTCGGCGGAACCTGGAGGTGATGGGAAGGTACTGGGGGTCGATCGAACCGGCGCGAATCGACGAGGTGCTGGAAACGGTCGGTCTGACCGACCGCGCCGACTCCAAATTCAAGACCTATTCGAGCGGCATGCGCCAGCGCCTGGGGCTGGCCAACGCGCTGCTGGTGGATCCGGATCTGCTGGTGCTGGACGAGCCGACCGCCGGCCTGGACCCGGCCGGGGCCTATGAATTCAGGAATCTGATCCGCAGCGTCGCACAGCGCGCCGACGCCACGGTGGTGCTCTCTTCGCACCTGTTGGCCGAGGTCGAGCAGGTGTGCGACCGGGTGGGGATCCTGGTAGCCGGCAACACGGTCGTCCAGGGCGACGTTGCAACGCTGCTAGCCGGAGGGCGCGGTGTGCGCTACCGTGTCGGCGACTCCGGGCGGGCACTGGATCTGCTGTCGGGTTCCGACTACGCCGCGACTGCCACCGGCGACGGCGAACTGGTCGTCCAGATCGAACCCGAGGACGCCGGCAAGGTAAACCAGTTGCTCGTGCAAGGCGGGATCGAGGTCACCGCCATTGCGACGGTGAGCATCGACCTGGAAACGTTTTTCCTGGACAAGGTCAGGGCCGGGGAAGCGTCATGA
- a CDS encoding ABC transporter permease subunit: MKQLVAAEFQKILGRRMTWILLILLQLVGPVTILLFKLISQVQLDDVGLTEALGSLIGFPNGYLAVLALNVEFGSLLVIVFAAFFVGSEFGWGTIRQLFARGPQRHEVILAKLLALIGSVAAAVTLTMLISGVVMWVADLAFGTIAVAPPNNFGLDLLDRYLGTIGLLLFYGTVAFAVAILTRSAAAGMAIPLVFGFFTPFITEIASAVGDGFWDELPNYLPHRLEPTAYGQETLMAVFSGLSAEGDFSVQYEGPTRAESIGLLSLYALVLLGLGFLATARRDFPQSG; encoded by the coding sequence ATGAAACAGCTGGTGGCGGCCGAATTCCAAAAGATTCTGGGCCGGCGGATGACCTGGATCCTGCTTATCCTGCTGCAGCTGGTCGGGCCGGTCACGATCCTGCTTTTCAAGCTGATTTCACAGGTCCAGCTCGACGACGTCGGGCTGACCGAGGCGCTCGGTTCGCTGATCGGATTCCCCAACGGCTATCTTGCGGTGTTGGCGCTGAACGTCGAATTCGGGTCGCTGTTGGTGATCGTCTTCGCCGCATTCTTTGTCGGATCGGAGTTCGGTTGGGGTACGATCCGCCAGCTATTTGCGCGCGGACCCCAGCGGCACGAGGTGATCCTGGCCAAGCTGCTGGCGCTGATCGGCTCGGTGGCGGCGGCCGTCACCTTGACGATGCTGATTTCGGGCGTGGTGATGTGGGTGGCCGACCTTGCATTTGGCACCATCGCGGTCGCCCCGCCCAACAACTTCGGCCTGGACCTGCTGGACCGGTACCTGGGGACGATTGGCTTGCTGCTCTTTTACGGAACGGTGGCCTTCGCCGTGGCGATATTGACCCGGTCGGCGGCCGCCGGCATGGCGATCCCGCTGGTTTTTGGCTTTTTTACCCCGTTCATCACCGAAATAGCGTCCGCGGTTGGCGACGGGTTCTGGGACGAGCTGCCCAATTACCTGCCGCACCGCCTCGAGCCCACCGCCTATGGCCAGGAAACTCTGATGGCGGTTTTTTCGGGGCTGTCCGCCGAAGGAGATTTTTCGGTCCAGTACGAGGGGCCCACCCGGGCCGAGTCGATCGGGTTGCTCTCTCTCTACGCGCTGGTGCTGCTGGGGCTCGGTTTCCTGGCCACCGCGCGGCGCGATTTTCCGCAGTCGGGTTAA
- a CDS encoding redoxin domain-containing protein — MDLRLDVGDTAPDFQVPSTGGGDFSLADGVTAGRVLLAFYPKSFTSGCTHEMEVLRFLHPRFAGAGVSILGVSVDNLQTQQRFKKTLGLPFELLADDQTAAQALDCLRDSGKAERDVYVIGPGRRIEFAIHKLDPRNEDQYRQLLEAVNADTEGL, encoded by the coding sequence TTGGATTTGCGATTGGACGTTGGCGATACCGCACCCGATTTTCAGGTCCCATCAACCGGTGGAGGCGATTTTTCGCTGGCTGACGGGGTGACCGCCGGCCGCGTGCTGCTGGCCTTCTACCCCAAGTCGTTTACCAGCGGTTGCACCCACGAGATGGAGGTGCTGCGGTTCCTGCATCCGCGTTTTGCCGGCGCGGGGGTCAGCATCCTTGGGGTTTCGGTCGACAACCTGCAGACCCAGCAGCGGTTCAAGAAGACTCTGGGCCTGCCGTTCGAACTACTGGCCGATGATCAGACCGCCGCGCAAGCCCTCGACTGTCTGCGCGATTCCGGAAAGGCCGAACGCGACGTCTACGTGATCGGACCGGGACGCAGGATCGAATTTGCGATCCACAAGCTCGACCCCCGCAACGAAGACCAGTACCGGCAATTGCTCGAGGCCGTTAACGCCGACACCGAGGGGCTCTGA